CAATGCTTTCGGCAAACGAAAAAACTCTTACCTCGCTCTCTTTCTCGAGACCGGTATCCTataatttctttcctttcctttcattattattattatttcgcGTGTGATTGTTGACCTGGCTCTCGATGACTCTGGATCTGAAACGTGTTCTATGCTAGAATTCTTTATTTGATGGAAAGATGTGGATATTTATTGGATTCATTTCGGATTGCATGAAATTCTGGATTTGGATTCTCTCTCTTTGGAGGTCATGGTGATATTTGGATTAGTAATTCTATGTTCTCCTAAAATAATGCAGCTCAAGTATCGACTTATGAAAACGTTAAGATGCATATGTTGTTTTAACTTGTGGGAGAAGTctgatctattttattttaccctCTGGATTtgtgttttgtgtttgttgaaatgtttaTCTAAACTCTGCCTAAATGCTCTTTGGGTTTCAAAGATATTGAATGATGGTGCTTTTTCATTTACTACTTTCTATTAAAAGGAAGGGGATTTTTTAGGTTAGGTTAGGTTAAGAGGGTGTCTACCTGATGGAGGGAAAGTGATACATAGATCTGAAAGAGGGTGTCTGTACACTATATTAGTTAAACATAGTCTGTGCACTATATTGAATGCCAAGGAAGCATCAATGAATGTATGTAACCTGATCAAGATATATTGGGTGCAtggttttcaaattttcattgcTTATTTATCAGACTTGGATCTTGCCCCATACACTTTTGTCATTAGTATAGTTGATGCAGTGGAACATGGTTTGTCCTATAAGGCTATAACTAGAGTTTTTTGCTTTAGCTTCGAATATAAGCCCATGTTTTAGaatataatgataaatataaaagatcAAAGGAGGAGGACGTGTTTGtaacaaatattattcaatCGAAAGTAAAATTTTATGACAGAAATTTTTTGATTTAAAATGCTTATGAATATAACAGGTTTATTACCATTAAGTTAATGACTTGCATTGCTCCTACATAGTAATAAAAAGTATGCACAGAAACTCTAGCAGGGGTAGAGATGTATCACATTGCATCATCATATGTCAAAACTCAATGAGTATCACATTGCACAGAAATTTTTTAAGTCATAAGTTATACTAAAttactaccaatatatatagGATCAATGAGTATCTCTGTGTTTATACTGGGAATGTATGTCTGTTACTCTGTATTCATCTGATAAGCTATGATGTCAAAGGTCTAGCTTAGTTGGTTGAGCAAAGGGGCGTGAGTTGTTGTAAACCTCCTGACATTGTCTTCaattcttatgaataaaaaaaaaatctgataagCTATGATCACTGAATTAATTATGGTTCATATTAGCCGGAGTAATTTTCTATGCTTTTTTCTAATTTGTATACTGTGAAACAGTTTGTGCAGCCATACTAACTTGGGTCATGGGGCAGCGATATTTGGAAACATCCAAGATTATGCCTGCTGGTCTTGTTGCTGGAATCAGGTAATCAAAGGATTGATTAGAAGTACCCAAACTCATTGTAAACATAGTTTTACTCAGAGCTGTAAGAactaaatttaaacttttaagttttaattgttGGATAAGTTGTTAGTTTGTAGGTTATAAATCCATGAACTTgtctttcttaaaaataaatgcatcCATGAAAGTTCTTTAAACTCTTTTTAAATGATCAAGGCTTCACCATTCCcttttattttgagaataaaagaaatatttttatgtgctattatcctgaacttgtttTCTGCTAGttctaaaatttgtttttaacttCCCATTGCTGATTTGAAgatctatatatattatattctgAATTTGAAGTCAGGAATCAAGCACTGTCAGCCATTACTTAGTCTATGTTTTGTGAGTTAGTCCAATTGCTCCACATCAGTCACCTGTAGTTTGTATATGGAGTTAAgatatttgtttgtcttttttttgcAGTGCTCTCATGACTCTGTTTTATCTCTACAAATTAGCAACTGGTGGCAACCATCTCCCCACCAAGGCTGAGTGATGATATaatgatatatcatatatttgcTTACTATAATACAGATATGTTGGTTGATCTGCATGCCTTAGATGGTTAAGATACATCATTGTACTTTAGTGATTTCAAAGTATGGAACAAAAGATAGTTGTTGTCGTTGTTGTTGTGGTTGTCTTTATACACGTAGGAGACTTGGGCCAGTCCTTCATCACTCTCTAAGcagctctttttattttctactttcctttttctcttagCTTAGCACACCATATCACTGAGGTTGCTTAAATGCAAAACTGGCTCTTATTTGTTGCATACTTGACAAACTCGATGGAAATTCCAATTGAAATTTATCACGCCTTGTTATTTGACTGGTCAACAAATTTACATTTCTTGGTGTGAGTCTACTTTAATTATGGAATAAATTACATTGTCAACAACTAGATTAGGTTCTAACGCGTGCCTCCCaggaattatatttttacttgactTATTGCATTAGCTAATACTTGTTGTGCTTATCTAACCATGGAATTAAACTTGtgataaaaaattctttaaaatataatttgtaaaatcatttttaaaagttgtgttttgaaaaaaagaagggaGATAAAGTTTATTTGGTGAGGCTGttttaaaacagtttttaaaGTTAGACAAGAAAATaagcattaaataaaaaaagttgttaagttttattgataaaaaacaaatagtcaaacatttatttattttcaaaattagaaaCTGTTTTAAAAGGATTATCAAATAAGTcctttaagtttaaaaaaaataaaaagaaagaaaatagtgtcTCTCCCCACTTTCTTCCTTCCGAATTAGCCAATTTCCTCtcattttcttcctctttccatgtttttcattcttgctttgattttgattctttctAAACTTCCCTTTTAAAATTCTAGAAAATCTTTTGAGATCCATACATTTTGTTCCCAACCCACACAACTTTgagaagtttttgtttttttttttttttgagttaagGATAGCATCCTAAGTAAAATAAGCTAGTTAGTTATtgctcaaaagaaaatatatactaCATTAGCTCTTTGCAAGAACATAGTTAATGCAAGGATGGCCCCTCAACTGAAGTGAAACTTGTTTGGAAGATAAAGGTTTTATAATCTACTGTCTTAATCATTTTGCACGTGTATCCTAATTTGCTTATTCCCACGTTTGATAGAATTTATAAACTATttcatttgaaatgaaaattttcagcTCGAAGTTAAAACTGCTCCGACCAAGGTGTAAGTAAGAGTATATTCAATcgtattttagaaaaatacatATTGAAACATGTTTTACCAGTGCCGCAACCAACCATGTAAGAATAAAATGCATTTGGGTGGGTTCTTTGTTCTCTTTTTCGGGGGGTGGTGGGGGATAAAacgatttttgcaaaaaaaaaattaataattcaacaGTTGATATTTTGGTTAATCATTTGAGTGATtcattgtttttactttttagggGAAAAAATTGCATTGAAGCCATATGTTCGAACTAGATGTCTTGTCTACTTATTTTTACTCCAATACATCAGTGGCTCCATAGGAAAGTTTACTATCAATTTTTAAGGGTCTAAGAAATTAAGTACActcttaatttgtttgtttttgcgCTGTacacgagaaaaaaaaaattgcattggCAAACAAGACTCTTTGTTTGCAAAAACTACTTGATTAAACAAATAGTCTTAGCTGTGTCACGATCGTAGAAGCTCGAGAAATCTAGGAAAGTTCTGGACTTGATGCCCTTCTactaaaattaaacattagCAAATACCCTCGAGTGTATCCCATGTAACGCCAAAAATATTTAAGAGGGTGCAAAACGGTGCACATGAATGGACATGCAGGATTAATTCTCTTGCACCcaccataaaataaaacaaataaaaaattagaaaagttACCTATGTTTAATGCTCCGAGTTACATGGTTATACCGGATTTGAAAAGTGATATATCTGTATTGCTGCGTTAATCTATCCGCAAATGTCTATGTTCTTTAAATGGTAAAAGCAGGTAACACTTACATTAGAGAGCTGAATTGGAGTAAACATAGAAATTGCTACTTTCACAACTCAGTACAGTTTTGAAGTTCTCAATTCAAAGTTGTCAAACCcattttagagagagagagagaatgcagatGTAAgacttacaaaatattttacacgGCACttattaaagttaattttgCATGATGTACATATATTCAAGTCCCTTATATTTACACTGTTGAATCTGGCTACATAGATAATCCAAATTACATGAATGTCTAATATAAGTTCAAGtttgtaataataaatatatacacgATATCGAAttgtttgaatttctttttaaattaaatggatACAAACAATAATTCATTTGGCATCTCCTAAGCAATCCAAAGCTAGAAGACCAAAAAATCTGGTCACACACTCACACGCAATCAGCCCTCCGATTGGAGGAAAAAATTGAAGACTGCTAGCAATTCTGGGCTCTGGAGTACTTTGGAGGAAGAGATGGACACTTTTCATTCATATGAGGGTATGGTTGCATGGTGTTGTATCCAGGTAATTCCATTCTATACTTGCCTTTAATTTGACAATAAGGAAGCTTCACCGTGTCTCCATCATTGCACCATTTTGGCAAGCGACTAGAATTGTTctcaaaaaaattgagaatgtaAGCATCTTTTATCTGCACTTATTGCACAAAAATAAGTCTATATGCGCCTGGTCAAGAAACTACTATAAAGTGTTTTTGACTTCTAGAAacactaaaataatatatatgatgaaCTGATATCAATCCTGCTCAACAACCTGATTtcactttgtaaaggattttgtTAGAAATCTATACAACCATGATAAGAAATTATATATGCTCAATCATTTGTATAAATTGTGTAGAATGAAATTCAAAAGTTACTATAATATTGCAAGCAATTCAAAAGACCAAACTTCCCAGCAAACTCACCGTAAACTCTGTCACTTGAACGGAACTAGAAATTGGATCAAACAGCCCTGCCTCCTTGTACATCTCAAGTATAAAAGCAATGCACGAAGTCGACTTCCCATCACTGTAGGTCCAATAATCCTGTTCAGGAATCGTTAGTAGTTCATCAAAAGATGATCCACGCTTTTCAACTTCTACTAAAACTTCTGGAAGATCAAGTCCCTGTAGAAACACATAAGAGCCACATGGTTCACTTTTTTTCACTAATGTGGAATTCTATATTATCAAAAGGCAGTTATAAAAGAAAGGGATGCCCAGTCTTTGCAATTGCTGATTGCTTACTAATCTATGCAGTAGATCACATCACAAGCATCTTATGACTTATGCTAGACAATTGAAGACATTGATTCAGTTTACTAGCATAAGCAAAAATGTTTAGTATcacatatatgtgtgtgtgtgtagacATTCATTCACCAACTTGTGGGAGAGTGTTGTAGTCTCACATTGACGACATTGTTATATATTTGTAACATGTGAATTATTTGCGCAGCTGTGTgtattatttaaattcctagttTCCACATTTAGGAGATTtcagtattaattataatacattttctgatcaagaaataaaattatttctccttttTCAAGTGTGGGTGTGTGTATTGGAGCAAGAAACAAGATTGCAGCATACTTTAGTTCCAAGTCGTTTGTTCAAGGCTTCATTCCACATATTTGCTGCATATTCAGGTTGAAGTTGACTCCAAATTGTCATAACGCAAGCAACCTGCAGAGCAACAAAGTAAATGctcattcataaaacattaagcTATGTAGCATGTggctaaaacataaaaaaaaagacagaaaGGGCAGAAGATAGAGAAAACAAACTATCAAAAATTGATACCACATtcatcacttttattttttatgtgaaaGAACATTTTCTTCAATAGCAATGGTCTATCTGGGTGGCAGACAGATAACTCTACATAAACCAGCTTATGGTACGGTAATTCAAAGAACTTAAGTAGAAAGCTCATTGAGTTCTTGCAAGATCAAAGCCATGGTTTATTTAATTCTCTGTTTGAAATATTTCATACAATTGTCAGGAAATTGTAGGCAAAAAATGCTCAAGCATGGCATAATAGTGCAAAAACTCAAGATAGTTGAATCTAATGTAacaaatgaattgaaatttaaGCAGAACAACTGATTAAATTAATACCACATTAGCATCCAAGGGGGGTGGATAGTTTCCATTTAAAGTGTCTATCCAACTGAAGATCATGTTATGGTAACCATATGGTTTTCCTGCCATGCTCAGTGCATACTCCCATGCAGCAGTCTCATTAAACCTGGCACGCAAATCAGGGTGCAATGGAAGCAGCGCAATATGGGGATTGGAATCATCTTTATTCAGTTCAAAGTCCCACCACTCTTCCCATGGTATCACAGCTATTATATCTTCTCCCTGCAAACAAAAGGTGAGGCAGGAAATAAAATGCTAGCAACTTAACTCCAAATGCCGCTACAGAGTTGACAAACCACTATGGACTATACTTTTACCATCATTGCTCAAACAATCAAACAACCGTGATGAATTATTTGTCATAAAAGaaaatctatatatattaacttGGTAATCACCATGCACTAATTTTCGATCACAATTTCAAACTGAAACTGGAGTATAATCTTGCTATTCTGATGACAACATGGTTAACTTCAGGAACTTAAAACAATTCttcataaattatatcaaaaccTAAACATCGCATAGGATTCTagaaatgttagtttttttaagggaagaaaatataaatattaatgaaattatCAAGAAATGACTATGAAACATGGTAGTTAAATTGAGATTCAAATCGTAAACAGGAAGGCCTATTTTCCAGATGGCAAATTGAACTGTATgattaataataaaacataacacATACAactaaaaaagacataaaagcacaaattcattaaacaaaatataaatataggaGCATTTTAACATAAGGAAACATATCAAAAGCTAAAACAtactcttagaatctttaggatgTGAATTCAGGCCTAACTTAACCTCAAAAGTTAACTCAATGGGTGAGGATTATCCCTCACTTATATACTGTAACTCTTTAGCCGATGTGAGACTTGGGTTTTTTTCAATACACCCTCTCACGCCCAACAAGGTGACCCTTTGAATTAATATTGGAtatgctctgataccatcttAGGATCTTTAGAATGCGAGTTTAGGCCTAATTCAACCTCAAAAACTAGCTCAAGAGGTAAAGGTTAcccctcacttatatactctaactTGACTTTATCTTTAGCTGATGTAAGACTTGTCAAAATGGCTTACAAAGTGACATAagcttcaaagaaaaaaaaaatcaccaattcTTAACAGCCATAAGGACAAAAAACCAGTAGCTGCTCAAACTCAGCAGTATGACCACCCTAAATAAGAGTGGACCACCAAGCTTGCATGTAGGGTAGATTGGGAAAGGTAAAGAAGAGCAAAAGACAAGAAGAATGAGTAGAAAACATGAAAAGGAGACAATGGGCTGCCCTGCGATTGATTAGAGGGAAAGAATTGGCCAATTCCCTCTCTTTTCACTAATTTTTCagggaaagaaaaacaattttagGGTTCTTCAAAGTTCAAAACCGGGTCCTGCATAACCCGAACCACTTTGGTGTGCGGCCGCTTGCATCAAAATCAAATGATTCATGCGCAATCTACAATTCCTATGTGATTCCTGCTATTCATGGGGCGATTCAAGCACAAAATGTTTCACTCAAGGGTTTGAGTCACCAACTGCTCGAATCGAATCGTATGCCTTTGTATCGTGAATCGTATGATACTGACAATGGTGctatgaaatataataaatcttGCACAGAACCGATAGATATAATGCAACTTAAATAttttaccttttcattttcatgtcCTGACTCTCCAACCCAAAGCTTCCCACTGGAGTCCCTTAGGCAAACAGCAGTGTGGCCAGCATAAGCTCCACTAACCCACTTCTCTAGAGTCTCAAAAGCACCCCACCGACCTCGAATTTTCGAAACGGCAAGGAAATCTCCAGAATGAATGTCATCAACACTGACATTTGTAACAAATGGCTGAGGGCGCACTTCAAAAGAAGCTCCCATATGTTTTTCCAAAAATTTAATGTTGGAGTTCTCCCCCCATCCAGTATTTGTAAATAGAGGGAAGACCTCCCAAAGTGCTTCAAGGGTCCCCAACATCCCAGCTTGCAAGAGGAAAATTGATAACCCATGGTTTTTTACCTGATTGCAAAGAGGGTAAGGATctccaaaacaaaaatgtgtgtttcaagtttcaacaaaCTCTACTCAGTGACAGTGTACAGAAGAAAGATGGTCACTTACATACTCATACTCAGCTTTCCCTTCCCACTCTTTGATCTCAAGCGTATGCTCCCGGGCCAGGAAATAATAATCCCATGTCACACGATAAGGGCTGGCAAAAATATAAAGATCCATGCACGTCCAACTGTGAGCATTGCTAACCTAGATCAGCACATAGATAATAATCAATCAGTTTCCGTTGAATCCCAAATCCATACATACATAGAGAGAGAGtgagggataaaaaaaatacaattatagaACTGCATAGACTAATAGGAAAATACTAAACATACACCCAACTTTTCCTCCATCTCACTTCTATGATCTATCccatttctcttttcattttccatAACATCATCTGCCACATCTATCAGTTACtccctctttatttattttttctctttatctctCTCTTATTTCTACCCATTTGGGGAGTAAGAGTTTCATTATTCTAATGACATGCAAAATACTGAGCGACATTAAATCCACTTAACTTAGTCTCCTCTAATAATGTAATACGCTTTCAAATGACAACACGTCCAACCAAAATCCACCAAATTACAACTCAATCACATAACATAATCTATGCATTCCAATATTAAAAACACACTCTTTAAGTCTTAATGACACCTACTCcctaagcaattttttttttaaagaaaaaaaaaactacgaaGTATCTCATGAATATGACCAATTTTTGTTAACCACTCAGTATGAAGATTTCATGAAACGAGTTGATGTAGTCCTTCACCGATtagtattaaataaaagttcatTAGAACAAGAATGACttatcataaaatttgaaaaaaaaattcaacaaaaagaagTGACCTAGATTTCCATTCCAACACTTGAGAAGGAAGCGACCTTGATGTGAAGGGTTCCACCGCCATATTGAGTGCCACTCTTGTTGTGAAACACCATCCAGGCTTTGTTCTCGTAGAAGCAGGCGCCTTTCCACTTGAGATTGTCGACCGGCGAAAAGGCGGCGCCGACGAAGACGGGGAGGAGATCCACCGCGCTGTGGAGGCGATTGAGGATGGGCCACGACAGCTGTCTCGGCAGCAGAGGAAGCACGTCTCGCGGGTGAAACGGCGATTTCAGGGCCCAAACTTGAGAGGCCGTTACGCACACTGATACCAGGAGGAGCAGCAGAAGCCACGCTATCTTCATCTTCGCCATGGCACGAGCACGAtggaagaaaggagaagaaactCTTTTCAATGTTTTTCGAGAGTCAACTATGCATACTTTGCTCCTCCCTCTATTTTGTTTGGCATACAAGTTATTGGAATTTTTTCGTgtttatcttaattaaaattagtgaCGGATCTAATTAGTTAATTGAATAAGAATGATGAATTGTTATAAtcttcttataaaataaaataaaaatattattagtaataataaatttttacatcATAATTCAATCATATATCATTAGGGACCTTAATCAATTTTAACTAAGgagaaattgttttttaattaaaaataagttcaAGTTCTCTATAAACAACTATGTTAAGTTAAATAAtagaaatgataattttatcgCCTATATATGAAAGTGTATATCTATTAAATTTAagttgtaatattttaaaaaaattatgtcattccattcataataagaaaataaatacatttgagTATATGATTAAAGATATAAACACGGGCGTATAATTTATATGCTCTTATTAACGAGTGAGTGACTTATTGTCTCTTacaaaattcaccaaaaaattatttagataaaaaaaaaaaaaagtaaagaaatctGAGAATATTGTTAATCCAAGAGCATTGTTGTATACAAAACTATCAACTATTGCTTTACAATCAATCtcaaaagatatattttgagcTCCCATATCATAAAGTCATATCAAAGCTTGTAAGAGAAGCCATGCTTTTGCTCCATGAGGGTTGGGAATTCCATGAAGCCAAGTAGAATTCACCTTGATAAAATGGCATGTTTATCTCAAAGATAAATAATAACCCCATAATAGTTATATATGCTCCTTGAAGATGGCATCATTTACGTATACGTTGCATATATTTGAAACGACCAGTTGTTGGTGCTTCCCATGATAGATTAATTCAAAGGAGGCTGAGGTTGCATGTTGATGTCCTTTGTGATTCTTCACGCATGCTTCCATTCAGAAAAGTGTTGCAATGCCATAAAAACTCATATTTGTGGCTGAAGCTCAATATTATTCCATGTTTTCTCATTTCACCTTTTTCAAATGCACCATAAAATAACAAGTAGATGGCTTTTAACATCCAAGGAGATTGAATATTAACTCATATGTTCCTTCAATGCTGTCACTTTGTTTTCAATAACTCTTCATAATCCAACTGACTCCCATACACCTGAAAAGAAAATGGATCAGTCATTCAATATTATAAgttgtaatattaatatttaattaaaatatattaataatagaaaagTTCTTATACTACtatttacatataaattaacgtgtataataaatttattgaattttataattattatgaaagtcatatttttaatatttttaattaattaataatatagaaAATTTCGGTTCAATTTTTGTATTGGGAATATAAAAAGGTTTACAGTGTTAATTAGTTAGAAATAtaataagtatattttaaagtaattattgttaaaatcaacaaatttatattacatagattaaaaaaaattatattatataataa
The genomic region above belongs to Glycine max cultivar Williams 82 chromosome 14, Glycine_max_v4.0, whole genome shotgun sequence and contains:
- the LOC100306195 gene encoding Protein FATTY ACID EXPORT 6-like → MHDFCFTIPYGLMLVGGGLFAYISKGSIASLAGGAGSGLLLIVAGYLSLNAFGKRKNSYLALFLETVCAAILTWVMGQRYLETSKIMPAGLVAGISALMTLFYLYKLATGGNHLPTKAE
- the LOC100796964 gene encoding uncharacterized protein encodes the protein MAKMKIAWLLLLLLVSVCVTASQVWALKSPFHPRDVLPLLPRQLSWPILNRLHSAVDLLPVFVGAAFSPVDNLKWKGACFYENKAWMVFHNKSGTQYGGGTLHIKVSNAHSWTCMDLYIFASPYRVTWDYYFLAREHTLEIKEWEGKAEYEYVKNHGLSIFLLQAGMLGTLEALWEVFPLFTNTGWGENSNIKFLEKHMGASFEVRPQPFVTNVSVDDIHSGDFLAVSKIRGRWGAFETLEKWVSGAYAGHTAVCLRDSSGKLWVGESGHENEKGEDIIAVIPWEEWWDFELNKDDSNPHIALLPLHPDLRARFNETAAWEYALSMAGKPYGYHNMIFSWIDTLNGNYPPPLDANVVACVMTIWSQLQPEYAANMWNEALNKRLGTKGLDLPEVLVEVEKRGSSFDELLTIPEQDYWTYSDGKSTSCIAFILEMYKEAGLFDPISSSVQVTEFTIKDAYILNFFENNSSRLPKWCNDGDTVKLPYCQIKGKYRMELPGYNTMQPYPHMNEKCPSLPPKYSRAQNC